Proteins from a genomic interval of Capsicum annuum cultivar UCD-10X-F1 chromosome 4, UCD10Xv1.1, whole genome shotgun sequence:
- the LOC107867995 gene encoding guanine nucleotide exchange factor SPIKE 1, producing MENEAKSSSLLVVSGLLGNAVVTIHEGLVENLWSWSEVKFLSESLLMALDASLEHALLGSVMNVDRYAAAERAFIN from the exons ATGGAAAATGAGGCTAAGAGTTCATCCTTATTAGTAGTGTCTGGGCTCCTAGGAAATGCAGTGGTTACTATTCACGAAGGATTAGTAGAAAACCTCTGGTCCTGGTCTGAGGTgaaatttctttctgagagtctTCTTATGGCTCTTGATGCCAGCCTGGAACATGCACTACTG GGCTCTGTCATGAATGTCGACAGATATGCAGCTGCCGAGAGAGCTTTTATAAACTAG